The Euphorbia lathyris chromosome 3, ddEupLath1.1, whole genome shotgun sequence genome contains a region encoding:
- the LOC136221621 gene encoding uncharacterized protein, which produces MSSFSGLGIGLSLVFGCLVLALVAELYYLLWWKKKRVQLQQQQQEEEFSTKYAKELFHLICWKKPNSQETQFEEQDLELGGSKDLLIKAFNGDESIESELMRLHNLSGPPRFLFTIKEETKEDLESEDGKSTRKGSRTTSLSDLMLAVDSPLGSYHHHHGFNNPLFESSSSSSSTTAVMESEMNRIRSSPPPKFKFLRDAEEKLFRKLMEESERRELRNCIDENSVKVSESKRRMVTAETEGSFLGFIVGKSKENSIFNQVPAPATSSQVLPLASSPTTFRPFEKKPNF; this is translated from the coding sequence ATGTCATCTTTTAGTGGATTAGGAATTGGGTTGAGTTTAGTTTTTGGTTGTCTTGTTCTAGCACTTGTTGCTGAGCTTTACTACTTGCTTTGGTGGAAGAAAAAAAGAGTACAacttcaacaacaacaacaagaaGAAGAGTTTAGCACCAAGTATGCCAAGGAATTGTTTCATCTTATTTGCTGGAAAAAACCCAATAGTCAAGAAACCCAATTTGAAGAACAAGATTTAGAATTAGGGGGAAGCAAAGATTTGCTTATAAAAGCTTTTAATGGAGATGAAAGTATTGAATCAGAGCTCATGAGGCTTCACAATCTTTCAGGTCCTCCAAGATTTCTCTTCACAATCAAAGAAGAAACAAAGGAAGATTTGGAATCTGAAGATGGGAAATCTACTAGAAAAGGGTCTAGAACTACAAGTTTAAGTGATCTTATGTTAGCTGTTGATTCTCCATTGGGTTCTTATCATCATCACCATGGATTCAACAATCCTCTCTttgaatcatcatcatcatcatcatcaacaacAGCAGTAATGGAATCTGAGATGAACAGGATCAGATCTTCCCCACCCCCAAAATTCAAGTTCTTAAGGGATGCAGAGGAGAAGCTTTTTAGAAAATTGATGGAAGAATCTGAGAGAAGGGAGTTAAGAAATTGCATTGATGAAAATTCAGTGAAAGTTAGTGAAAGTAAGAGAAGAATGGTAACAGCAGAAACAGAAGGGTCATTTTTGGGGTTTATTGTAGGTAAAAGTAAAGAAAATAGTATTTTCAATCAAGTCCCTGCACCTGCAACTTCTTCTCAGGTACTTCCATTAGCTTCTTCTCCAACAACTTTCAGACCATTTGAGAAGAAgcctaatttttaa